GAGCACGGTGCTGCCGGGGGCGTCCCCGCTGGGCGCAGCGCTCTGGGCCGCCGGGGCGCTCCTGGTGGTGGCGCTCACCCAGTTTGCAAACAGTCTCCTTCGCGTGGCCTGGGACCGGAACGCCGGGCTCGTGCTTGGCGCCGCGGGGGTTCTTGCGGTCGGCGTAGCGGGCGGTTTTTGGACCGGGGGCGGCCTGCTCCGACCCGCGTCCATGTGGCTCTTTGGTGGACTGGCAGCGGGTCATATCCTGCCCCTTCTGATGCTGATTGGGGGTGCAACCGGAATGGCCGTGGCGGCCCATCGGGCGCTCCGCGGTCGCCTCTACAGCGTGCTGGGGGAGACGGGACGGACACGCACGCACGTCGGGGCGATCCTTCAGGGGGAAGGCCGAGGATGGGGGCGCGTGGGGTCCCTGGCGCTGCTGGACCTGAAGCTCATTCTCCGCAATAAGCGTCCCCGGCAAATGATGCTTCTGGCGCTCCTGCTCCTCAGCATCTTTGTGTTCAACCTAGTGCTCATTGAAGAGACAGGAGGAGCGCTTGAAGGAATGAATCGTGCCATCTTTGGGTGCGTGCTGACCAGCATGATGGGGGTACAGTATGGCCAATTTGGACACGCCTGGCACGGTCGTCACTACGACCACCTTTTGCTCCGCACCCGCTCTCCTCGTGTGCTCGTCCGCACTCAGACGATCATCCTCACCGGGCTCTGCGCGGCCTCGTTTCTCGTCGTGTTGCCGGTTATTGCGCTCGTGAGACCATCGCTGGTCATTCCCCTGTGCGCGTTTCTGATCTACAACGTGGGCGTCACCGTCCCCGTCATGATCGGAGTAGGGGCATGGCGACGCAAGGCCATGACGCTCCAAGAGGGCGCCATGCTCAACTATCAGGGAACGTCCTCCGGAACGTTTGCTTCCGGGGTCGGCGTGGGGGCTTTGCTGATAGGCATCCCAGTTGGGCTTGTACTTGTCACCAGCCTCCAGACGACCCTCATTGTCGTTGCCGGCCTCGGTCTGCTCGGCGCCGGGGCGGCCCCTCTCTGGACACGGGGACTCGGCGCTTTCCTGTGGCAACAGCGCCACGCCATGGCGGCTGGCTTCCGGGAGGAGTAGGCAAAACGCGATTCGGCAGGCTTCTGCACCGTCTTTCCCCGCACGCGCATGAACAGTGACGAGTCACAACCCGGGCGAAAAACATCCCGCAATAAATCGGGTGCGCGGCCGGGCTCGCATTCGACCGTTCGTGCGCCGGCCACGGACGACCGGTTTGAGGTGCCCGTCCGCGGGGTGGACGTGGGGGTGGAGACGCGCTGTGCCCACTACCATGGCCCCCAAGACGTCATCGCTATCCGCTTCGTGTGTTGTGGCGTCTTCTACCCGTGCCATGCCTGCCACGAGGAGACGGCGGGCCACCCTCCCGAGCGGTGGCCCCGCGATCAGTTCGACGCGTCGGCCGTCCTGTGCGGGCAATGCAAGACGACGCTGACGATCGAGCAGTACCTGAAGGCGGAGCACACGTGCCCGGCGTGCGGCGCGGCGTTCAATCCGGGCTGCGAGCGCCACCACGACCGCTACTTTTGTGTCGACTGAGCCGCGAGGCGTCACGACTGCATCGACCGCGGCAGCAGGCCGCGCTCCAGCCCCTCCAGTAGCGCCAGCGCGAGGATCGTAAGCACCGCCGCCGGGACGGTGCCCTCCAGAATGAGGCCCAGGTTGGCCCGCCGGATGCCGGTGAGGATGGGCTGGCCGTAGCCGCCCGCCCCGATGAGCGCCCCGAGCGTGGCCGCCCCGATGTTGATGATGACGGCGATCTTGATGCCGGCCAGGATGGACCGGCCCGCCAGCGGCAGCTCCA
This window of the Salinibacter grassmerensis genome carries:
- a CDS encoding DUF5687 family protein, whose product is MTLFDILRHQWRRWVRAPTFGRSLIGSLLLVLAAAYFGLLFGALGWFYPQMVAEVAPGQEPLRLLNEFLLYGAVGLLPMRFFLQRSAGSDVRPYLHLPLRRSQVVRVLQVVSSLSLLNLLPVVVLAALWGSTVLPGASPLGAALWAAGALLVVALTQFANSLLRVAWDRNAGLVLGAAGVLAVGVAGGFWTGGGLLRPASMWLFGGLAAGHILPLLMLIGGATGMAVAAHRALRGRLYSVLGETGRTRTHVGAILQGEGRGWGRVGSLALLDLKLILRNKRPRQMMLLALLLLSIFVFNLVLIEETGGALEGMNRAIFGCVLTSMMGVQYGQFGHAWHGRHYDHLLLRTRSPRVLVRTQTIILTGLCAASFLVVLPVIALVRPSLVIPLCAFLIYNVGVTVPVMIGVGAWRRKAMTLQEGAMLNYQGTSSGTFASGVGVGALLIGIPVGLVLVTSLQTTLIVVAGLGLLGAGAAPLWTRGLGAFLWQQRHAMAAGFREE
- a CDS encoding CHY zinc finger protein; translated protein: MNSDESQPGRKTSRNKSGARPGSHSTVRAPATDDRFEVPVRGVDVGVETRCAHYHGPQDVIAIRFVCCGVFYPCHACHEETAGHPPERWPRDQFDASAVLCGQCKTTLTIEQYLKAEHTCPACGAAFNPGCERHHDRYFCVD